GGCGTCATGCATCCCCTCGACGAAAACCGCGCCATGCATCGCCAGATACACCCCGTCCAGCGGCATGGCATCGCGCAGGCGTTGCACGAAATCCGCCTTGAAACGGTCATATGTTGCGCTTGCAACGGGTCCACCTGCGATGTTGCGCGCATAAAATGTTGGCAGATATGTCGCATCATGGCGCTTCAACACATCGAAATAGCCCTGACGCAGCATCTCGTCACCGACCCAGATGGTGAAATCATGATCCGTCATTTTGACAGGGTTATAGCTGCTGCATTCCGTATGCAGCCCGCCGATCGCAACGCGCATCAACTGGTCCTTTCCTGAGAGGGGGGCGCCAACAAGAACCGGTGCGTCGCGATGGACGCGGCCCCCGCCGCATGTGCCCCGAAGGGTGTTTTGGCGACATCAATCCGTGTCCTGTTGCGCATTTGGGGCAATACATTGGCATCAACGGTTTGTTGCATGACCGCCGCGAACAGCCCGTTGCAGCGTTCCGCCGACAACCGGATCAGCACGCGTTCGGGGTTCAGCATCTGGACAATCTGGGCGACAATGGACCCCAGCGCGTCACCTGCGGCATGCAGGATTTCAACGGCCGCCGGATCCCCTTGGGCGGCGGCGGCTTCCAGCGCATCAAAATCTGTTTCTTTCAGATTTGCGCGCCCGGCTGCCAGCTTCATTGCGCGCAGGCTGGAAATCGTATCAAGGCAGCCGCGTTTGCCGCATTGGCACGGAATGCCACCGGGCGCGACAGTGATATGCGCAACTTCGCCCGCGCCACCGGCAAACCCGCGAAACAGGTTGCGCCCGATAAACACCGCGCCGCCGATGCCGTCATCAATGTCGATCAGTGCAAAAGACGCCGCCTCGGACGCGGCACCAAAAAGCTTCTCGCGCATGGCCAGCGCGTTGGCGTCGTTTTCAATATGCACCGGCAGACCCAGATAATCGGCGGCCATTTTGCCCAATGGCACGTTTTCCCACCCCATCAGGGTTGATCGCACGCAGGTATCCTGTCCGGCATTCACAACACCCGACACCGATATTCCCACACCCATGACCTTGTCAGGGTCGAACCCTGTGTCACGTGCCAGTTTTTTGATCGCCGCATCCAATAGCGGCGGTATGCTTTCGGGGGTGCGCATGCTGGGCAAATCGGCGGTGCCCATGATGTCGCCCACCGCATCACACAACACCAGCCGCGATCGGTCGGGGCGCAGCGACAGCCCTGCAAACAGGCATGACCCTGATGAAAACGCAATCAGCGTCGCTGGCCGCCCGGCCCCGCGAATGGAGTCGGTTTCGTGCAACAACCCCTGCGCAATCAGTTCCTTGACAGCGCCGGTGACGGCGGCCTTGGACACACCCGCCATTTCCGAAATCTCTGTCCGGCTTAGGGGTCCTGCCTCTGAAATAGCCCAGAGGATGCGTCGGTGATGTGGGGCGGGCGAGTCCATGAAATCTCCGAATGGCGATTTAAAAGTATCTTGACTTTTTTAATACACTAAAATCAAATGCGCAAGATAGTTTAGTGGCTAAATTAATATTCGTCTCATTTGGCCATAAGTGAAAATAACTAAACAGGGTGCTGCTCATGAACAAACTTCCGATCCACGGCCTTCGCCGGATACTCCTCGCCTCTAGTGTCAGTCTTTTGGCCATTGGCGCACAAGCACAGACACTGCGCATCATGCAATCAGAACCACCGCGGTCCATGGACCCTGCCGACCAGACCGCATCGTTTACCCAGGTGGTGCTGGCACCCATGTATGAGGGCCTGATCGGGCGTTCATCCGACATGGAAATCGTGCCTGTTCTGGCGACCGACTGGTCCCATGACGACAGCGGACTGGTCTGGACATTCAATCTGCGCGAAGGTGTCACCTTCCATGATGGCACCGCGCTGGATTCGGCAGCGGTGGTCAACAGCTTCCAGCGGTTGCTGGACCCTGCGCGCGGGCTGGCCGCTGCCGGACGCATGCGCGCAGTTCTGGCCGATGTGGAAGCTGATGGCGACATGCAGGTCAATTTCACCTTGCACAGCCCCTATGCCGGGTTTGTGGACCTTATGGCAACCGCCGTAGGCTGGATCGTCAGCCCCACCGCAGATGGCGCAGGCAATCTGGGCACCGCAGCCGTTGGAACCGGCCCCTTCCGGTTTCAGGAATGGGAATCGGGTGAATATGTCAGCCAGACCGCATTTGACGGCTATTGGGGGGACCAGCCCCAACTGGAAGGACTGCATTTCACATGGTCATCAGAACCGTCAGTCCTGTCGATGGCCGTGCAGTCGGGCGAAGTCGATGTGGTAAACCCGCTACCGCCAATCTTTGCACAAACCATCGCCAACAATCCTGAACTGGACCTGATCGACCAACCCGGATCATCCATGTTCTGGGTGTCGCTGAATGTTCAATCTGACGCGCTGGAACATCAGGCAGTCCGTCAGGCGCTGAATTTCGCAACCAACAAGGACGCATTGGTGCAAGCCCTGCTGCGCGGATACGGCACCCCTGCCACCTCCCCCCTGTCGCCCACAAACCCGGCATGGGATGACACGCTTAACCCTTATCCGTATGACGTTGAGAAAGCCCTCGAACTGCTGGATGCCGCCGGTTTTGCAGACGGGTTCAGCATGTCGGTCGCGGTGCAGGAACCCGAGGCATCGATTGCCGAGGCCCTTCAGGCCATGTGGGGCGAAATTGGCGTAGACCTGCAAATCCGCCGACTGGAATCAGGCGTCTGGTCCGAAGCGGCGTTTAACGACCCTGACGCCAAGGCCGCAGACGGGCTGGACGCTGTCATTGCGTCTTGGTCATCGGGTTCTTTCAATTCCGATCTGCAATTCCGCCCGCTTTATGCCACATCGTCATGGGCACCGGGCGGGGCAAATCTTGGGTTCTTTTCGTCCGGGGCGCTGGATGATCTGATTGACCGTGCTGCATCGGAACTGGATGCGGATGCCCGCCGCGATCTGTATGTCGAAGCCCAGAAACTGGTGAATGAAGAAGCGCCACATGTGCTGTTGTATTCCACCCGCGATCTGGCCGCCATGCGGCAATCGGTCGATGGTGTCTGGCTTATTCCGGGCGGTGTGGTGCAGGTTGCAGGCGCGTCGATCGCAGATTGATAAACTGGTCAGGGGGCGGGCAACCGCCCCCGCCGACCGCTGCAAGCGAAAGCTGTCATGAGAAATTATTTCCTGCGCAAACTGATGATGCTGCCCCTGATCCTGCTGGGCGTGTCGTTTATTGTCTTCATGTCTGTGCGCGCCTTGCCCGGCGACCCCGCCCGCCTGATGGCAGGACCGGAAGCCACGCAGGACGCGGTGGATGACATGCGCGTACGGCTGGGGCTGGACCGGCCATTGATGGTGCAATACGCAGCCTTTCTTAAGGGTGCGGCCACTGGCGATTTCGGCACATCAATCAGGTCACAACGTCCTGTATCGCAAGAACTTTCGCGCCGGTACAAAGCAACGATGGAACTGGCGACAGTCGCCTATTTCTTTGCCACAATCATAGGCGTGCCCGCCGGCATGATTGCCGCAATCTGCAAGGGACGTGCGCCCGACCATGTGGTGATGGTCTTTGCTATTTTGGGGGCGTCAGTGGCCAATTTCTGGCTGGCACTGGTGATGATGGATTACTTTTCTGTGCAGAAGGGCTGGCTGCCCCTTCTGGGGTCGGGCAGTGCTGCGCATTTCGTGATGCCTGCGATTGTACTGGGATTGCTGCCCATGGCCCTGATTGCGCGCATGACACGGTCTTCCATGATTGAAACGCTGGATCAGGACTATATCCGCACCGCGCGCGCCAAGGGCCTGGGGGCGTTTCAAGTCTATCAGCGCCATGCGCTGCGCAATGCGCTGATCCCCATTGTTACAATCATTGGCCTGAATTTCGGGGCTGTCATCGGGTCTACAGTTGTGACCGAAACCGTGTTCAATTGGCCGGGCATCGGGCGGCTGTTGGTCGATGCGGTCCGCTACCGCGATTATCCCATCATTCAGGGCGTGACATTGCTGGCCGTGGTCAGCGTTGTTCTTGTCAATTTCTTTGCGGAATTCCTGATTTCCGTGCTGGACCCGCGTGTGAGGTTTAACTGATGCTTGTCGCACAAAGACGGCCATTGTCCACGGCCATGAACTGGTGCTTGCGCCGCCCGTCACTGGTGTTGGGTGGCTTCATTGTGGGTGTTCTGGTGCTGGCCGCAGCCTTCGCACCATGGCTTGCGCCCGCAGACCCCTATCAGCAAAACCTTATGCTGTCGCTGATGCCCCCATCGGCAGAACACCCTTTGGGCACCGATGCCTATGGCCGCGATGTTCTAAGCCGTATCTTGTATGGCGCGCGCCTGTCGCTGCTGGAAATCAGTCTGGGGGTCGGTGTCGCGCTGATTTTCGGGGTCCCGCTGGGATTGGTGGCAGGTATGTCGGGGGGCAATATAGATGGCGCAATCATGTGGGTGATGGATATTATCTTTGCCTTTCCCGGCATCATTCTGGCAATCCTGATTGTCTCGATCCTTGGCCCAAGCCTTTTTAACATGTTGATGGCCATCGCTTTGTTTTCGCTGCCTGTTTATGCAAGGCTGACACGCAACCTGACGCTGGGACTGAAGCGGATGGAATATGTGCAGGCCGCGCAGGCACTTGGCGCGTCCCGCCTTCGGGTGATGTTCGACCATATTCTGCTGAACGCTCTGGGGCCGATCATCGTGCAGGCAACGCTTACGGCGGGAACCGTGGTGCTGACTGCGGCCAGCCTGTCCTTTCTAGGGTTGGGCGCGCAACCGCCAATACCCGAATGGGGTGCCATGATGAGTGATGGCCGGAACTATGTGGGTGTGGCCCTTTGGGTTTCTTTCTTTCCCGGACTGGCGGTTACGATCACGGTTCTGGGGTTCAATATTCTGGGCGATGGTCTGCGTGACCTGCTTGATCCGCGCCGGTGATGATGCGAGTTTGTAACGTGGAAAAAATCAACGCCCTCGCGGCGGATATAGGCGGCAGCTACATACGCATGTCGCGCGTGGATGACTGCGGCGCATTGCACGGCCCCGTCCTGCGGCGGTCGACGCCAGTTGACGATCTGGATCAGTTTATACAAACGCTGTCGGATCTGGTTGCAGAACTGCGGCAGGACGCAGGAAACGGATCGCGGCTTGCAATTGCCACGGCCGGATTGTTGAACCCTGCAACCGGCGTGATGCGTGCGGCCAATATTCCCTGCCTCAACAACATTGCACCAGCGGCCGCGCTATCGGAAAAGCTGGGCCGTCAGGTTGTGCTGGTCAATGACGCAGACGCATTTGCCCTGGCCGAGGCCACGCGCGGCGCGGGCGTCGGGCATGTCACTGTGCTGGGGGCAGTTATCGGCACCGGTATCGGTGGCGGGCTGGTGATTGACGGGCGCGCGGTGCGCGGCTCGGGGGGGGTTGCGGGGGAATGGGGGCATGGACCAATTGCCAGCCACCACCCCCATGTGCTGAACAGGCCGCTGGAGCGGATGCGGTGCGGCTGCGGCCAGCATGGCTGCGCCGACACTTTCGGGGGCGCGCGCGGCATTGAACGTCTGCACAAGCTTCTGGGCCATCCGTCCCAGACCACGGCCCAGATCGTCACAGGCTGGAAAGGTGGCGCGGCTGCCGCGTCGCAAACCATTGATGTCTGGGCAGAAATGCTGTCCGAACCCCTGTCGCTGGCACTGAATGTGACCGGCGCGTCCATTGTGCCCGTTGGCGGCGGTTTATCATCCGAACCCGCGTTGGTGGCCAAGCTGGATCAGGCCGTCCGCGCACGCATTCTGAATGAAACCGATCAGGCACTTCTGGTGCCCAGCTTGCTGGGCGCAGATGCCGGATTGATCGGCGCCGCGCTATTGGCCCGCCAGATCAGCGAAGGTCGCCCATGACAGCAACACTGGAAATATGTGTTGATACACTGGACGGATTGGACGCAGCAATCAAAGGCGGGGCCGACCGGATAGAGCTGTGCGCAGCGCTGGATGTAGGCGGGCTTAGCCCTGCGCCATCCTTGCTCTATGCAGCGCAGTCTGCACCCATTCCGATTTACTGCATGATCCGCCCCCGCGCAGGCAGCTTTATCTACACCGCGCGCGAGCTGGATTTCATGTGCGCCGAAATCACGCTGGTCCGCGAATTGGGGTTTGCAGGCGTCGTGCTGGGCTGCGGGGATGAAAGCGGGCTGGATATAGCGGGTTTGTCGCGGCTTTGCGCAGCCGCAGACGGGCTGGGCCGGACATTGCACCGTGTGGTTGACCTGTTGCCGGACCGCCGCGATGTTCCCCGTCAGGCCGCATCGCTTGGGTTCGAGAGGATCCTGACATCGGGCGGCCAGCCGCAAGCGCAACAAGGCATGGCAGATATCGCAGCCATGGTGCGCGCTGCACCGCAAGGCGTGTCCATAATGCCCGGCAGCGGGGTCACTGCCCAAAACACCGCGCGCATCCTGCGGAAAACCGGTGCGCGCGAAATCCACGCGTCGGCGCGCGGGGCACGGAATGACGCCGCCACCGGGGGCCGTCTGCATGAACTGGGGTTTTGCGCGGTCACCACAAAACACACGGATACGGCACTGGTCGCGGGCCTGAAGTGGGCACTGGGCGCGTCAGAACAAGGAATGGCATGAATGGCACATGGTCACAAACACCACAACGCGGCCCGTCCATGCCGCCCCGGCAACCAGCGACGCGCGGCATGATCCAGGTGCTTGTCGTCGGGCTGGGGGCCATGGGCCAACGCCACGCGCTGGCCTATGCCGCGCTGGACGGCTTTCAGATCGGGGGCTGATCAACCGGTCGGATATGGCGTTGCCACAGGCGCTGGCGCATCTGACTGTCGAACGTGATTTCGACGCGGCACTGGCGCGGTTGGAACCCGATATGGTGGCGATCGCGACCTATGCTGACAGTCATGCAGCGCTGGCGATAGCTGCGCTGAACGCGGGCGCGCATGTGTTTGTCGAAAAACCATTGGCCACCAACATTGCCGATTGCTACGCAGTGGCCCAGGCCGCGCGGCAGACAGGGCGCAAACTGATGGTCGTCCATATCCTGTGTCATCACCCGACATGGGTCGCGCTGATCGCAGCCGTCCGCGCATTCGGCGGCCCGTATGTGTTCCGCCTGAACCTGAACCAGCGGTCGGTCGGGCCTGCATGGGCTACCCATAAGGCGCTGATGCGATCCGCCTCTTCTTTGGTTGATTGCGGGGTGCATTATGTGGATGTAATGTGTCAGATCACGGATGCCCCCCCGGTAGAAGTGCTGGGCATGGGGCTGCGCCTAACCAATGAAATCGCCGATGATATGTATAAATACGGGCATTTTCAGGTGACATTCGCAGACGGGTCCTGTGGCTGGTACGAGGCGGGGTGGGGCCCGATGATGTCAGACATCGCGCGCTTTATCAAAGACGTGATTTCTACGAACTATCCTATATTGGATATGACGCTAGAGTTAATGCATGTGGTCGAGCGCGGGATTTTTCGGCTGGCCTCGATGCCGTGTTATCTTCGGAAAACAGTGTTCAAATCCTGTCCCCGCAACCATTTATCCAATACTTATCAAATACTTGCGCCCCGTAACCGTGGGGCTTTCCGCTGCGTCCAAGCCGTGTCCGCACTGTGGAAGCACGCGGGGCAAGTTGACCTGCCACTGAACTTTGACCTGCCCCGGGATTTTTCCACCATTTGGAATTAGGGTCTTACCCAGTAAAGGGACGGACAATGAAGCGAACGAGATACACAGAAGAGCAGATCATCAGTGTTCTAACCGAGCATGGTGAGGCGTGAGCCCGCCACTGGTTCGAGGGCCACACCGAACGGCGCGAAGTGCGCTGATCTGTGCCGTTAGCAAGGGATGTCGGAAGGCACCTTTTCTGCCTGGAAGGCGAAGTTTGGCGGGATGACCGTTTAGGATGCCAAACGGTTAAAGGCGCTCGAGGATGAGAATGCAAAGTTGAAGAAGCTGCTGGCGGAACAGATGCTGGATGCTGAGGTCCGGCCCCGGATGCATGAGAATGATCGCAGCGCGACGGGATTTTTGCCTCCTGATGAATTCGAGGCGGTCGCGGATCAATTCTTTGCGGAGCCCGCCAAAAGCGTGCGCGGGTGGGAGACGGCGGAAGATGCGCAACGTCGCATCGTGACCGAAGTTGATGCCTGTCTCGCGGGCCCGCAAAAGGGCGATATTCTTTTCGTTGGGCACGGCGGTGTCGGCACCCTGCTGTTCTGCGCCTTGTCGGGCATTAGAATTGATCGACGTTTCGACCAAGGATCTGGTGGTGGCGGGTGTTCGTTCGAGTTCGACGTTCAGGGTCGTAGGCCGCTACTGGAATGGCAGCCGATGGAAGCATTGATGTGCGGCAGCTAAGGGTTTGAGCCGACGAGCCGCCGCGCAGCATAGCGCTTTTATCGTCCTCGGTTCGGGCGGTCGGCCCACTGCTGCCCGTCGATCTCGTTGACGCGCTGCGGCGCGGCTACGCGGATACCGCCGTTCATGCTTGCCGCAGCATTTCTGGCGGGTCAGTGTCTGCTGAAGCAGATAGTGGCCATAACCCGCTGAACTTCGAATGTTTGCTTGTCATGGTCCCGGGTTAATCTGATGATGGTTTCCCAAGGCCCCCAAGAAAAGGCAGAAAAGGGCAGAAGTCATATGCCGATGGAAACCTATCTCATTTACTTGGCGGCAGTTGCTGTGTTCTTCGCGACACCCCCTGACACCAGCCAGCTGCTTGTGATTTCCAACAGTATCCGCCACGGGTTGCGCCGCAGTGTTTACACCATTGCGGGTGATCTGAGCGCGAACTGCCTTCAAATGACAGCGGCCGCATTCGGCCTTGCTGCGATCATTGCAGCCTCTGCAAGTGCCTTCATCTGGGTAAAATGGCTTGGTGTCGCGTATCTGGTCTGGCTCGGCATACGCTTGATTCTGTCGAAAGATCATACTTCCAACATCGAGGCAAATGCCTCAGGCGGGGCGTTCCGGCTTTTCCGACAGGGCTTCATCACGTCGATGGCGAACCCGTTTGCTGTCGTGTTCTTTGGCGCATTGTTCCCGCAATTCATTGATCCGGCATCGCCCGTTGCGCCCCAGCTCTTTATTCTTGGGGTGACCTACATCTTGGTTGACGGGGCTATCCTGCTGCTGTGGGGCTGGCTGGGTATTCGGGCAGCCTCTGCCCTGAAACAGTTTTCATTCGGCCTGATCAATAAGGTCTGTGGTAGCCTCATGATTGCCGCCGCAGCATTGCTCGCGACGAAGGACTTCCAACCACAGCGCTAGCGAAGCCCTCATCGAAAACGGTCTTTCCGTGCGACGGATAAGCTGGTCAACTTGGGCATGAAACGTCGCGCTGTGGCGCGCCGCTGGCCGCCATCAGATCGGCAATTCTGATGTTGCCTTTTCGGTTGAAACCACGATGGACGTGCGGAACTTCCGGACGTTTTTGTCGGCAAAGAAGAACCGATGTGTGAAGGCCTCGTAACCTGCGATATCGTCTGCCATCACGACAAGGATGAAGTCGGATTCGCCCGCGATGCAATAGAAATGGGTCACTTGCCGGTCTTCACGCGCTTTGCGCTTGAATGCGTCGATCTGATCAAGCCGGTCGCGCTCCAGCTCTACCGCCACGATGGCGGTGATGCCCAGTCCCAAGGGTTTCGGATCAAGGATGGCCACTTCGCGTTTGATCACACCCGCTTCGCGCAACATTCGCATGCGTCGCTGGACGGAAGCTGTCGAAATGCCGGTGGCCTCTGCAAGCGCCTGAACGGGGGTCCTGGCATTCTTCTGAAGATGGTTGAGAAGTTTACGGTCTGTTGTATCCATGATCGATGTCATCCCTGTTATTGCGAAATCATGATGTAATTCTATCATTTGAACGCAATATGGAATGTATATCACATCAAGTCCATGATCTATTAAATCCGGTATGAAACATGGTGCCTTTGCTATCCTCCCTCTCGCGCTCGGCGCTGCTGTCTACGGCTTCGCTTTCGGTCTGCTTGCGGCGCAGGTCGGCTTCCCATGGTGGGGAATCGGGCTGATGAGTGCCTCGGTCCATGCCGGATCTTCGCAGATCGTCGCGGTGGAGCAGTTTGCCTCGACGCAAACCGTGTTCGGCGCGGCCCTGGCGGGGGCGGCACTGAACTTGCGGTATATCGGCATTGTTGCGTCCCTGTCGGACGTGCTGGCAGGGCTGTCGTTGCGAGCCAGACTTCTGGCGATCCACATCACAGGTGACGAAAACTGGGCGCTGACGATGGCGGAACGCGCAAAATCCCCTGACATTGGCGCGCAGTTCCTGCTGGGGTCGGGCTTTGTGATGATCAGTGTCTGGACAGTTTCGACCACCGCCGGAGCCGTGGTTGGTGCAGTGCTGCCCGATCTTGAAAGCTTCGGTCTGGGGTTCGCTTTCACGGCGGCGTTTATTGCTATGGCACGGGGGCTTTGGCGCGGACGCTCGCAAATGCTGCCTTGGGTCGTTGCCGCCGCTGCGACCGTCGCTGTCGTATCGCTGGGCTTGCCCAAAGCGTATGCGATCGTCGTCGGAACATTGTGCGGACTGGTGTTTCTGGTCATCCGCCGTCGAACTGAAAGGGTGGATGCATGACCGGCGCGCACTGGGCTGTTATCGGCGTCCTCGCCCTTGCCGCGTTCTCAATTCGTGTTGTCGGATTGATCGCAGGCGGGCGTATCCGCGCATCGCGTCATGCATGGGTGTTGGACGAACTTCCCGGCTTGATTGTCGTCTGTCTGGTTGCGGCATCACTGGCGGGTCAGCCTGTGCAGACGTCGATTGCTGCGGCCGTGGCGTTAGGGGCGGCAGTCCTAACCAACCATGTCATTGCGACGATGTTTGTTGGCGTCATCGTCTACGCGGGTCTTGCGATAAACGGGATATGAGGTTTACCATCACGCAGGTGGCTTGATGCGAGATCACAGAAGCCGCCGTTCACGCGCCGCGCGGCATCGGAAACCTTAACCATAGCGGACCTCAACTACCGTCGTTTTCGTGCGCATTGATGCGCGTGGCAGTGCTCGATCCGACGCAAGAACGCGTCCGCGCGTGGGATCGGGTCGTGTAGAAGCAAGCACCGGACATCATGGTGCCGCGCATTGGTGGTTCTTTGCTCTCCGTTGCCTAAATTCCAGTCCTCATATCCGCGCTGTCGACGTCAGATACGCGAACAGATTTCGCGCCGGAGGCGTCAGGTCTTCTTCGCCATGGATGCAGATAGCCAGCCTGCGGGTCGCCCACACATCGACCAGACGCACTGATGCGATATCTATCGATCCGGGCAGGTGGGAGAGTGCGGTTTCGGGAACGATGCCTACGCCGACACCCGCTGCCGCCATGCGGCAGATGCCTTCGAACGAGCGCATCCGCACGCGCATCTTCAACCTTGCTCCAAGACTGGCTGCCTGCGCATCAAGGTGATCCTGCAAGGCGCTTCCCATCAGGCCGATGAACTGTCGGGCAAGAATATCGGCAAAGGCGACATGTGTGCGCTTCGCCAGTTCGTCATCATGCGCGGCGACCACGACCAGCCGGTCGATGGCAAAAGGACGGGTTTGCAGATCACCGGTGGCGGCCGCCTGCGAAAGAACGCCGATCTCGGCCAGCCCGGCGGAAACTGCTCTCGCGATTTCCGTGCTCTGGCGTTCCCTGATCTCCAGATCGACCTGCGGATGCATCGCCATCCACGACGCAAGCGGCGCGGGCGTCACAAGCCTGGGCCGACGTCTCGCGCAACGGCGCAACCTTACCCATGTCGACGTAGACGATTTCGGCTGGGACCGTCTGGATGAGTCCTTCCCACGCGATCAGGCAATATGCATCGACCGCATTCGCCGATCATTGCCTGTGGACCAATGGGTTCTGACCGGTCCGGTCGAGGGGTGGGGGGACGCGCTGCTTGTGGCCGTTGACCTGATTGGATTTGTGACCGCTCCAACGCCGGTCAGACTGCAACGGCTTCTGAAGCGTGACCGGGAACGTTTTGGGGACAGGATAGCGCCAGATGGCGATCTGCATGCGCTGCACATGGCGGCCTACTGGTGGGCGCGGCAGTATGACGATCCGACATTTCCGGGGCAGAACCGTCTCAGCCAGAAGGAATGGCTGATTACGCGCGCGCCGTATGTGGTCCGGCTGGACGGGACGCTGCCGCTGAACGATATCGTTGACCGGCTTTTGATTGGTTTCCGCTGTCAGGCCGACCTGTGATCGATCGCTCCGTGGTCGCGCATTGAAGGTTTTCGGTTGACCAGAATCAGCAAAAGCCTTGCTCGGTCCTCAATGACGCGGGCGAACTTGCCGGTTGGTTTCGGGACCGGCAGCTATACCCGGAGCAAGGCGAGGTTCGGTTATTTTAGCCACGCCCGAAATCGCCTCTCACCCTCCGGGCTGAAACGGATGACGCGCGATGATGGCACCCTGCGCGCCCATGACAGGGCGAACAGGCGATCCAGCACCGCCTTGCCGACCTGCCCGGCCAGATGATGCCGCCGCTGGCTCCAATCCAGACAGGTGCGGCAAAGGGGGCGGTTGCTGGCGCGCAGATCATCGGGC
Above is a window of Roseinatronobacter sp. S2 DNA encoding:
- a CDS encoding ROK family transcriptional regulator, giving the protein MDSPAPHHRRILWAISEAGPLSRTEISEMAGVSKAAVTGAVKELIAQGLLHETDSIRGAGRPATLIAFSSGSCLFAGLSLRPDRSRLVLCDAVGDIMGTADLPSMRTPESIPPLLDAAIKKLARDTGFDPDKVMGVGISVSGVVNAGQDTCVRSTLMGWENVPLGKMAADYLGLPVHIENDANALAMREKLFGAASEAASFALIDIDDGIGGAVFIGRNLFRGFAGGAGEVAHITVAPGGIPCQCGKRGCLDTISSLRAMKLAAGRANLKETDFDALEAAAAQGDPAAVEILHAAGDALGSIVAQIVQMLNPERVLIRLSAERCNGLFAAVMQQTVDANVLPQMRNRTRIDVAKTPFGAHAAGAASIATHRFLLAPPSQERTS
- a CDS encoding ABC transporter substrate-binding protein; this translates as MNKLPIHGLRRILLASSVSLLAIGAQAQTLRIMQSEPPRSMDPADQTASFTQVVLAPMYEGLIGRSSDMEIVPVLATDWSHDDSGLVWTFNLREGVTFHDGTALDSAAVVNSFQRLLDPARGLAAAGRMRAVLADVEADGDMQVNFTLHSPYAGFVDLMATAVGWIVSPTADGAGNLGTAAVGTGPFRFQEWESGEYVSQTAFDGYWGDQPQLEGLHFTWSSEPSVLSMAVQSGEVDVVNPLPPIFAQTIANNPELDLIDQPGSSMFWVSLNVQSDALEHQAVRQALNFATNKDALVQALLRGYGTPATSPLSPTNPAWDDTLNPYPYDVEKALELLDAAGFADGFSMSVAVQEPEASIAEALQAMWGEIGVDLQIRRLESGVWSEAAFNDPDAKAADGLDAVIASWSSGSFNSDLQFRPLYATSSWAPGGANLGFFSSGALDDLIDRAASELDADARRDLYVEAQKLVNEEAPHVLLYSTRDLAAMRQSVDGVWLIPGGVVQVAGASIAD
- a CDS encoding ABC transporter permease, yielding MRNYFLRKLMMLPLILLGVSFIVFMSVRALPGDPARLMAGPEATQDAVDDMRVRLGLDRPLMVQYAAFLKGAATGDFGTSIRSQRPVSQELSRRYKATMELATVAYFFATIIGVPAGMIAAICKGRAPDHVVMVFAILGASVANFWLALVMMDYFSVQKGWLPLLGSGSAAHFVMPAIVLGLLPMALIARMTRSSMIETLDQDYIRTARAKGLGAFQVYQRHALRNALIPIVTIIGLNFGAVIGSTVVTETVFNWPGIGRLLVDAVRYRDYPIIQGVTLLAVVSVVLVNFFAEFLISVLDPRVRFN
- a CDS encoding ABC transporter permease, with the protein product MLVAQRRPLSTAMNWCLRRPSLVLGGFIVGVLVLAAAFAPWLAPADPYQQNLMLSLMPPSAEHPLGTDAYGRDVLSRILYGARLSLLEISLGVGVALIFGVPLGLVAGMSGGNIDGAIMWVMDIIFAFPGIILAILIVSILGPSLFNMLMAIALFSLPVYARLTRNLTLGLKRMEYVQAAQALGASRLRVMFDHILLNALGPIIVQATLTAGTVVLTAASLSFLGLGAQPPIPEWGAMMSDGRNYVGVALWVSFFPGLAVTITVLGFNILGDGLRDLLDPRR
- a CDS encoding ROK family protein, with product MEKINALAADIGGSYIRMSRVDDCGALHGPVLRRSTPVDDLDQFIQTLSDLVAELRQDAGNGSRLAIATAGLLNPATGVMRAANIPCLNNIAPAAALSEKLGRQVVLVNDADAFALAEATRGAGVGHVTVLGAVIGTGIGGGLVIDGRAVRGSGGVAGEWGHGPIASHHPHVLNRPLERMRCGCGQHGCADTFGGARGIERLHKLLGHPSQTTAQIVTGWKGGAAAASQTIDVWAEMLSEPLSLALNVTGASIVPVGGGLSSEPALVAKLDQAVRARILNETDQALLVPSLLGADAGLIGAALLARQISEGRP
- a CDS encoding copper homeostasis protein CutC encodes the protein MTATLEICVDTLDGLDAAIKGGADRIELCAALDVGGLSPAPSLLYAAQSAPIPIYCMIRPRAGSFIYTARELDFMCAEITLVRELGFAGVVLGCGDESGLDIAGLSRLCAAADGLGRTLHRVVDLLPDRRDVPRQAASLGFERILTSGGQPQAQQGMADIAAMVRAAPQGVSIMPGSGVTAQNTARILRKTGAREIHASARGARNDAATGGRLHELGFCAVTTKHTDTALVAGLKWALGASEQGMA
- a CDS encoding histidine phosphatase family protein, which encodes MHENDRSATGFLPPDEFEAVADQFFAEPAKSVRGWETAEDAQRRIVTEVDACLAGPQKGDILFVGHGGVGTLLFCALSGIRIDRRFDQGSGGGGCSFEFDVQGRRPLLEWQPMEALMCGS
- a CDS encoding LysE family translocator, which translates into the protein MMVSQGPQEKAEKGRSHMPMETYLIYLAAVAVFFATPPDTSQLLVISNSIRHGLRRSVYTIAGDLSANCLQMTAAAFGLAAIIAASASAFIWVKWLGVAYLVWLGIRLILSKDHTSNIEANASGGAFRLFRQGFITSMANPFAVVFFGALFPQFIDPASPVAPQLFILGVTYILVDGAILLLWGWLGIRAASALKQFSFGLINKVCGSLMIAAAALLATKDFQPQR
- a CDS encoding Lrp/AsnC family transcriptional regulator codes for the protein MDTTDRKLLNHLQKNARTPVQALAEATGISTASVQRRMRMLREAGVIKREVAILDPKPLGLGITAIVAVELERDRLDQIDAFKRKAREDRQVTHFYCIAGESDFILVVMADDIAGYEAFTHRFFFADKNVRKFRTSIVVSTEKATSELPI
- a CDS encoding AzlC family ABC transporter permease translates to MKHGAFAILPLALGAAVYGFAFGLLAAQVGFPWWGIGLMSASVHAGSSQIVAVEQFASTQTVFGAALAGAALNLRYIGIVASLSDVLAGLSLRARLLAIHITGDENWALTMAERAKSPDIGAQFLLGSGFVMISVWTVSTTAGAVVGAVLPDLESFGLGFAFTAAFIAMARGLWRGRSQMLPWVVAAAATVAVVSLGLPKAYAIVVGTLCGLVFLVIRRRTERVDA